The DNA sequence CAGGAGTGCCAGAGGCAAAATGACTGGAGGAAGGTTAGTGATGGCAAAAATAGAAAAGAGGGCCACAATACTGGCCAGCGTAAAGATGAGGATATGCCCGAACCGATCGGCCAAGCGGCCAAATAGTGGTAAACAAACGACAGTTACTGCACCACCAATGGCATAAAGCAATGCTACTTCCCTGGAGGTAAACCCAATATTGAGCTGCATGTAAGGCGCGATAAAAGGAATGATGGTAAAATGCCCCAGCATCAGTACCAAGCTGAAAAGCAGCGCACGAAGCTGATTAGGGTCGGAGCTGACGAGCCGGATAATCTCTCGAGGACTGGTATTTACCGTGACACCATCCTTTTGTTGAAAATGATGTCGCAAGGGAGGGATCACAAAAAAGGAAAGGACTAAAAAGACACAAGAAAGTACCCCAACAACCAAAAACGGCGCACTGGTACCGTACAAATCAGCTAAATAAATACCGGTAGGAACCCCCGCAATAGAAGCAGCAGAAAAGGAAATCATGATCTTGCCAATCGCTGCTCCCCTCCGCTGAAAAGGGACGATGTCACCAATGACCGCAAGGATAAGCGCCCCCAAGGTGCCTCCAAAAGCACCCGTAAAGGCGCGGGCCGTAAGGAAAATACCGTAACTAGGAGCAAAAGCACAAGCCAGTGTGCCTATGGTAAATCCTAAATAAACAACCAGCAATGCGTGCCGTCGATCAAAACGATCAATGAACATGGCACCTGATAAGCCCGCAGCAAATGCTGCAAAAGCATAAGCGGAGACAAGCAGGCTAAATTGCTGTGGATTGATATCGTACAAGTCCATGAACTGTTTGCCCAAAGGCATCATGATCATAAAATCTACAATGTGGGTAAACTGTAGGGCCGCTAGCAGGAGAATAAGGAGGTTTTCGTTTTTGATCATATTTTTTCCGTCAAGAGCGAAGATCCTGACGGCTTTAGCTCTTTCGGCGGTTTAGTGGGGTGATTTACAATATCAGCCTAAAACTTATAGAGGAATGGAACACTAAGAAGCCTTGGATAGTTCTGGGATCATCTAGATTTTGGGGTAGCAGAGGTAATATTTGGTAAACATCCTGGGGGAAACGGTACTGTCGGACAATTCGGACATGGGCAAAACCTTCCCCGACTTCATCAGGATACGGATCTCGTCGTGAGAAGCGGAATAGGCAGCATTGGTCTCTTTGCCCTCAATGACAAGTTGTTCGCCAGCTGCAGGAGGGAGTCCTGGCGTCTCGCTGACCCTTTTGCGGATATTGTCTACGTATTCTTTGGTAAAAGGTTCGTAGCTGAACTCCAGACGGAAAAGCCGCCGGTTGGCCAAACCACGGGCCAAAAACGATAGGGTAGGGTCTGGATTATCCTGCCATTCCTTTACGGCCGCCGCAATGTCGGTATCGTCGAGTCGGGAAAAAACTTGTAGGAGTTCGTCACGCTTGGCGTAGAAATCAGCACTGGAAAGGTCGCGGTGCTCCAGGAAGTAGCAAAGTACGGAGGGCGCTGGAAGCTTGTGCCCCGTGCGAATCAGCTCCTTGGCGCGTTCCATGATCTTGATAAGCATCAGCTCGGCAGCCAGTACCGTTTTGTGCAAATAGACTTGCCAGTACATCAGGCGGCGGGCCGTAAGGAAACGCTCAATGGAGTAAATGCCTTTTTCTTCTACAACCAGTTCTCCTTCGTGAACCGTGAGCATCTTGATGATCCGGTGATAACCAATGACGCCCTCACTAACCCCCGTAAAGTAGCTGTCGCGGTTGAGGTAATCCATTCGGTCCATGTCCAGTTGGCTGGAAACGAGCTGTGCCAGGAATGGTTGGTGATAACTTCCTTTAAAAATCTCCATGGCTAAAGCCAACTCACCATTAAACTCCTCATTGAGCTTCTCCATGAAAAGTAAGGACAGCTCTTCGTGATGCACTTTAATCAACGTGTGTTCCAGGGTATGCGAAAAAGGGCCGTGGCCAATGTCATGCAACAAAATGGCAATCTGTACGGCTTCGGATTCCTCCGGGCTGATCACAATGTCTTTAGCTCTAAGGGTGGCAATGGTTTGGCGCATCAAGTGCAGCGCACCTAGCGCGTGGTGAAAGCGGGTGTGTAGCGCTCCGGGATAAACATAATGCGTAAGACTGAGTTGCTTGATACGGCGCAATCGCTGAAAAAAAGGATGTTCTACAAGATCAAACAAAGTCCCGTAAGGAACCTGAATAAAACCGTAAACAGGATCATTGAAAATTTTGTGCGCCTTCATTCCTTACTGTTTTGGAGGGTCAAAATACGGTTTAAGCTGGACTTTCGCTAGAAGTTCGTAGCCTGATGCGGACTGCTGCGCGCCCACTGCTTAAAGGGAAAGTTGTTTCTTGCCGACCCTTAAATCAAGAAAATGCTTAGCAAAGAAAAACTTCACATATACTTAAGCTTGATTTTGCTAAATTTGTTTTGTGCGAAGCGCCATCGGAACCTTTTACTAGGCTCATTCGTTTCATTACCATTAAACATGGAATGGTCATAAAAGACCCTCTTCCGTTTTCGTTAAATATAGAATACAACTACTTGAGCGAAATTATCCTGCAAGTGGATGGAGTAGATCCACTGGCCCTTTTTGGTCAAAAAAATATTAATCTAGCCTTAGTACGCGATGCTATCCCTGAAGTAACGATCACCAGCCGGGGCAGCAACGTTAAGATCAAAGGAGAAAAGAAATTCACGCAAAAAGCCAAGAGTCGTATCGAACTCATGGTTCGCCTCCTCAAAGAGCATCACGAACTTACCGAACAGACCGTCAAAGATTTATTGAAAGGAGAAAATCCTTTCGACAGCAAACTTGGCAGTGGTAAAGGCACTAAAACGATCTTGCACGGGCGTACCGGTAAACCCATCAAGGCCAAAACGATCAATCAGCAGATTCTGGTCGATTGTGCGGAGATCAATGACGTGGTTTTTGCGGTTGGCCCTGCGGGAACGGGTAAAACCTACACCGCCGTTGCACTGGCCGTTAAAGCATTAAAAAACAAGGCGGTCAAGAAAATCATCCTCACTCGCCCTGCTGTAGAAGCTGGGGAGAGCCTGGGTTTCTTGCCAGGTGATTTGAAGGAAAAAATTGACCCTTACCTGCGTCCATTATACGATGCGTTGGATGACATGATCCCGCCTGAAACATTGACGAAGTTCATGGAAACCCGGGTGATTGAGATTGCTCCTTTGGCTTATATGCGTGGACGAACGCTGGACAATGCCTTTATCATTCTGGATGAAGCACAAAACTGTTCAACGGCCCAGATCAAGATGTTTCTTACCCGCTTGGGCCCATCGGCCAAGTGTATCATCACCGGAGACTTGTCGCAGGTCGATCTGCCTTTTAGCCAAAAGTCAGGTTTGCGCCAAGCCATTGATCTCCTTACGCGGATTGATGGTATAGGATTGGTACGGTTAACGGCTGATGATGTGGTACGGCACCGTCTGGTAAAAGAAATCATCAGGGCCTACGAGAAGGAAAGCGAACGCCAGCGGTTGTGGCGAGAGGGTAACCGGGAAGAGGAGTAGCTTGGTAATCCTTACATTTTGTAAGAAAACCAATAATTTTCTCTTGTTATTTTCTCAGGCAAAAGAGAAAGCTACTATTATTGCGGCTTTCCTCTATTTAATATCCAACTATGGACGTTCTACATATCTCCAAGCCGGACCGGCACCTAAAGGGTGAAGTTCAATTGGCTGGTTCTAAGAGTATTAGTAATCGGGCTTTAATTATCCAGGCGCTTTGTACAGGCCCATTTGAGATCAAACGCCTGGCGAATGCCAAGGATACCATAACCCTTCAGGCTTTGCTGACGAGCGAGGAGGAATTGCTGGATGTAGGCGCAGCGGGAACCACTTTTCGCTTCCTGACGGCTTTTCTCGCCAGTAGGCCTGGTACTCAAATCCTGACGGGCTCAGAACGGATGAAGCAGCGGCCTATCGGTGTTTTGGTGGAAGCCTTACGATCACTTGGTGCTCAGATAGCATATGTAGAAGCGGAAGGTTATCCCCCTTTACGCATTGGTCATCAAGCAGGGTTTGGTGAAGATGCGCAGTTGCGTATTCCCGCAAGCACCAGCAGCCAGTACATTACGGCGTTACTTCTATTGGGACCAACATTGCCACAGGGGATAAGGCTGGAATTGGAAGGCAAGATCGTCTCGCGTCCTTATATCGAAATGACGCTAGGTTTGATGAGGCACTTCGGCGTGCAGCACACTTGGGAGGGCAATGTTATTCGAGTCGCTCCTCAGGCTTACCAAGCCAATGACTTTACCGTTGAAGCAGATTGGTCAGCGGCGAGTTATTACTATAGTCTGGCTGCTTTGAGCGATAGTTGTGAGTTACAGTTGCATGGTTTATTTGCAGATAGCTTCCAAGGTGATGCTGTTTTACAAGAAATGTATAAGGCCTTTGGAGTGGCGACGGAATTTAATGAGACAGGCCTACGGCTGACCAAGGCCGCGGGTACGGCAGCTCCGCCTCTTTTCGAATACGATTTTATCTCCTGCCCAGATATAGCGCAAACCCTGGCGGTGACTTGTGCTGGGCTAGGAACGCAAGGTTTGTTTACGGGGTTGGAAACGCTGAGGATCAAAGAAACAGATCGTATTGCAGCCCTGAAAAATGAGCTGAGCAAGGTCAATTCCTTTTTTAGCCCTTTACCGGCAAGGTTCTCCAAAAATTCCCAAAAAGAATATTTCATGCTCGAAGGCAAAGCAGCATGGACGGAAGCCCCCACTTTTGCGACCTATGAAGATCATCGCATGGCCATGGCTTTTGCCCCTTTAGCAATGTATGCCCCGGTAGCCATTGCGGAACCTGATGTGGTAGCAAAATCTTATCCCGATTTTTGGAAAGACCTGGAAAGTTTGGGGTTTGAGGGTGACCCAGCGTTTTTTTAGCCACAAAGACACGAAGGCACTAAATAATACGGAATATTTTTTGTGCGATTTAGTGTTTTTGTGCTTTGGTGGCTATTTTCCTTGCCACGGAGGCACGGCGTTTTTCGCCACTAATTTGCGCAGCAATCCCCTTTTTCTCCTGTCTGTATAGGCGGACAAGGGACGGTTCCGTAGGAGCAGTAGACACAACAATCACCGGGTTTGGGCTTAAGTACCGTTTGGCAGTTGTCACATTGATAAAAGAACTGACAGGCGTCAGTAGGCATGGTCTCCTCTTTGCGGTGGCCACATGTAGGACAGGTAATGGTCGATTCCAAATTAATTGCTGTATCCATGTTCTTTCGCTTATAAATTTGATAAATACCAATTATCAAGCTGGTTGCTCCCACTACCATCAAGGGGCCACTGGCGGAGTTTAAGGCATCAGAGAATGCCAATAAGCTGCTGGCACCTCCCAATACGACAATCAGTGCGGGCAACCAACAGCAACTAGTGGCCAGAATAAAGGCAAAAAATCCCGCCCCTATGGCTTTGTTGAAAATGATGCATTTATCCAAATCGAAGAATTATTTGTTAAAAGGCCCGGTCAAGAATCAATTCCTGACCAGGCCTTTGGTGCTGCTTTCTCATGGTGCTGGAAAAGACTACCAACAGTAGTCATCAGCGCACATCCAGAATTTTTATCTCTACCCGTTGGTTGCGTTTTCGTCCCGCAGCCGTTTCATTGGTATCAATAGGTACTTCTTTACCGTAGCCTTTGTAGCGCACCCGACTGCGTGGTATGCCTTTCCTTACCAGATAATCTGCCACTGATTTTGCCCGTGCCGTAGAAAGCGTTTCAGCATAGCGGGCATCGGCCCAACCATTGGTATGGCCACCCACTTCGATGATAACATCGCTATTGTTGGCCAGGAAGTTGCGCAATTCTTCGAGTGCAGGCAAGGAGGCAGGAATAATCCTGGAGCTATCAGCCTCAAACTGAATATCGTCGAGGGTAATCGTCTTTCCAGCCGTCATTTCTGAACGTTTCACCCCTGCCAGGCTCGTACTGGAAGCCTCCTGGTTGTTGGTGGGAGTATTTTTAGGCTCTGTTACAACTCGCGTAACCACTGGATCGGGCGACCTGGGGGTCACACTGGCCAGGGGTTGGTTGGTTGGTTCAGGATCCTGAGGGCCTTCTGCTATTTCCTGCGAACAGGGAAGCGGCTCAATCATCGAAGCATCGTCGAGAAGCAGGTTGCCATTGTAAGGGAAGAGGGAAGGCGTCTGGTAAAACGCTTCAAGTACAATGTGGGTATAACTAGCTCCTGGTTCGAATTTAAACTCGAATTCTTTCCAGTCTGGATTACTCACCAGCGGAGACTCATCCAGCAATTCGCGTTTGTCACAAGTACCGAAGCCACCCCAAATCCGCAGTTTTACGGGTTTGATATAATTGGCGGGTACATTCTTCTCTCGGCTTACACTGTAGTACGACAAGGAGCGAGCCAGTTTGATACTGAAAGAATAACAGTCTCCAAGTTGGAGCGGCTCGCTCAGTAATTGCCCCACCGCTTCCCAGGTATCGTTATCCCGCACAACCATACCCAAGTAGGTAGCACCAGCATAAGCGGGTTTGCTAACTTGGAAAGTGAGTTCGGGTTGGATATCTGGAGGTGATTCGTCGGGAGATCCACAGTTGCTCCAGTAACGGGGTGTCATACTGTGGCGGGGCATATCTTCAAAAGAAGGGTTGTCCAGACTAATAGCTTTTCCCTGAGCCTCTGCAGTAGCAGGGGCAAAAAGGATAAACAGTAGCAGACTCATAGCTAATGGCCAAACAAATTTCATTGGCTTCGTGCTTTTATAAATCATCAAGGAAGACAAAATTAATGCTAATTGTGCACTAATAACGTTCAATAGGGGCGAAATTGTTATGAATAAGTGCCTAAAATGAAGGCAATCCCGCAGCTTTTGCTATGAAAGTCTTAGGTAGGGTTGTTTAGTGTGTCAAGTGTAAGGGTGCGGCGTACTGTTCATTAAGTACGCCACACCTTCCTTTTATAGGTTACTTAAAGGCGTTGATCCCCGTTACCGCCATTCCTGTAATCAGGAGGTGAATGTCGTGGGTACCTTCGTACGTCAGTACTGTTTCAAGGTTCATCATGTGCCGCATGACGGGGTATTCGTTGGTGATGCCCATGCCGCCATGGATTTGACGAGCTTCACGCGCTACGTCCAGTGCCATGGCTACGTTGTTGCGCTTGGCCATACTGATCTGTGCAGGCGTTGCCTGGCCTTTGTTGGCCAAGGTTCCCAGGCGCCAGGCTAGCAGCTGAGCTTTGGTGATTTCGGTCAGCATTTCCGCCAATTTCTTCTGCGTGAGTTGGAAGCCAGCAATAGGTTTGCCAAACTGTACCCGTTCCATACTGTAACGCAGGGCCGAATCATAGCAATCAAGCGCAGCTCCAATCGCACCCCAGGCAATTCCGTAGCGGGCTTTGCTCAGGCACGAAAGTGGGCCTTTCAGTCCTTGTACGTGTGGCAACACATTCGCTTTAGGTACGCGTACGTCTTCAAATACCAGCTCGCCCGTGATGCTGGCACGTAGCGACCACTTGCCATGAATTTGTGGCGCTGAAAAGCCTTCCATGCCTTTTTCTACGATCAAACCACGGATAATGCCTTCTTCATCTTTGGCCCAAACCACAGCGATGTCGGCCAGCGGAGAGTTGGTGATCCACATTTTGGCACCGTTCAGGATATAGGCATCACCATCATCTTTGATGTTGGTGACCATTCCGTCGGGGTTAGAGCCGTGGTCCGGTTCCGTCAGGCCAAAGCAGCCAATAAATTCACCACTGCCTAATTTGGGCAGGTATTTGCGCTTTTGCTCCTCTGAACCAAAGCGATAAATCGGATACATGACCAAAGAACCCTGGACGGAAGCCATAGAGCGGATGCCCGAATCGCCTCGCTCCAGTTCTTGCATGATTACGCCGTAGGCAATTTCGTCCATGCCACCACCGCCATATTCTGCAGGGATACTTGGTCCAAAAGCACCGATTTCAGCGAGGCCTTTATAAAGGTGTGTAGGACATTCGCCACGTTCAGTGTATTCTTCAATAATCGGAGAAACCTCTTGCTTTACCCAATCACGTACTGCGGCGCGTGCCATGCGGTGATCCTCGTCGAGGAGATCATCCACCAGGTAGTGATCGTGAAACTGGAAGCGGTCTTCCCGTGCTTTCTTTTCGATGGTCGGAGAAACAGTCCCGTTATTGTTCGTTGCCATATCGCTTTTTAGCTTTGGTTAGGGGAAGAGA is a window from the Lewinella sp. LCG006 genome containing:
- a CDS encoding MFS transporter, which codes for MIKNENLLILLLAALQFTHIVDFMIMMPLGKQFMDLYDINPQQFSLLVSAYAFAAFAAGLSGAMFIDRFDRRHALLVVYLGFTIGTLACAFAPSYGIFLTARAFTGAFGGTLGALILAVIGDIVPFQRRGAAIGKIMISFSAASIAGVPTGIYLADLYGTSAPFLVVGVLSCVFLVLSFFVIPPLRHHFQQKDGVTVNTSPREIIRLVSSDPNQLRALLFSLVLMLGHFTIIPFIAPYMQLNIGFTSREVALLYAIGGAVTVVCLPLFGRLADRFGHILIFTLASIVALFSIFAITNLPPVILPLALLTTASFFLVASGRNVPATTLVTSVVKPENRGSFMSIRASINEAGLALSSFIAGMIVIENPDGSLGHYQYAGYFAIVMSVVAIVLARKLKTVS
- a CDS encoding HD domain-containing protein, whose product is MKAHKIFNDPVYGFIQVPYGTLFDLVEHPFFQRLRRIKQLSLTHYVYPGALHTRFHHALGALHLMRQTIATLRAKDIVISPEESEAVQIAILLHDIGHGPFSHTLEHTLIKVHHEELSLLFMEKLNEEFNGELALAMEIFKGSYHQPFLAQLVSSQLDMDRMDYLNRDSYFTGVSEGVIGYHRIIKMLTVHEGELVVEEKGIYSIERFLTARRLMYWQVYLHKTVLAAELMLIKIMERAKELIRTGHKLPAPSVLCYFLEHRDLSSADFYAKRDELLQVFSRLDDTDIAAAVKEWQDNPDPTLSFLARGLANRRLFRLEFSYEPFTKEYVDNIRKRVSETPGLPPAAGEQLVIEGKETNAAYSASHDEIRILMKSGKVLPMSELSDSTVSPRMFTKYYLCYPKI
- a CDS encoding PhoH family protein, which gives rise to MSEIILQVDGVDPLALFGQKNINLALVRDAIPEVTITSRGSNVKIKGEKKFTQKAKSRIELMVRLLKEHHELTEQTVKDLLKGENPFDSKLGSGKGTKTILHGRTGKPIKAKTINQQILVDCAEINDVVFAVGPAGTGKTYTAVALAVKALKNKAVKKIILTRPAVEAGESLGFLPGDLKEKIDPYLRPLYDALDDMIPPETLTKFMETRVIEIAPLAYMRGRTLDNAFIILDEAQNCSTAQIKMFLTRLGPSAKCIITGDLSQVDLPFSQKSGLRQAIDLLTRIDGIGLVRLTADDVVRHRLVKEIIRAYEKESERQRLWREGNREEE
- a CDS encoding 3-phosphoshikimate 1-carboxyvinyltransferase: MDVLHISKPDRHLKGEVQLAGSKSISNRALIIQALCTGPFEIKRLANAKDTITLQALLTSEEELLDVGAAGTTFRFLTAFLASRPGTQILTGSERMKQRPIGVLVEALRSLGAQIAYVEAEGYPPLRIGHQAGFGEDAQLRIPASTSSQYITALLLLGPTLPQGIRLELEGKIVSRPYIEMTLGLMRHFGVQHTWEGNVIRVAPQAYQANDFTVEADWSAASYYYSLAALSDSCELQLHGLFADSFQGDAVLQEMYKAFGVATEFNETGLRLTKAAGTAAPPLFEYDFISCPDIAQTLAVTCAGLGTQGLFTGLETLRIKETDRIAALKNELSKVNSFFSPLPARFSKNSQKEYFMLEGKAAWTEAPTFATYEDHRMAMAFAPLAMYAPVAIAEPDVVAKSYPDFWKDLESLGFEGDPAFF
- a CDS encoding GDCCVxC domain-containing (seleno)protein, with amino-acid sequence MDTAINLESTITCPTCGHRKEETMPTDACQFFYQCDNCQTVLKPKPGDCCVYCSYGTVPCPPIQTGEKGDCCAN
- a CDS encoding OmpA family protein, whose product is MKFVWPLAMSLLLFILFAPATAEAQGKAISLDNPSFEDMPRHSMTPRYWSNCGSPDESPPDIQPELTFQVSKPAYAGATYLGMVVRDNDTWEAVGQLLSEPLQLGDCYSFSIKLARSLSYYSVSREKNVPANYIKPVKLRIWGGFGTCDKRELLDESPLVSNPDWKEFEFKFEPGASYTHIVLEAFYQTPSLFPYNGNLLLDDASMIEPLPCSQEIAEGPQDPEPTNQPLASVTPRSPDPVVTRVVTEPKNTPTNNQEASSTSLAGVKRSEMTAGKTITLDDIQFEADSSRIIPASLPALEELRNFLANNSDVIIEVGGHTNGWADARYAETLSTARAKSVADYLVRKGIPRSRVRYKGYGKEVPIDTNETAAGRKRNQRVEIKILDVR
- a CDS encoding acyl-CoA dehydrogenase family protein; translation: MATNNNGTVSPTIEKKAREDRFQFHDHYLVDDLLDEDHRMARAAVRDWVKQEVSPIIEEYTERGECPTHLYKGLAEIGAFGPSIPAEYGGGGMDEIAYGVIMQELERGDSGIRSMASVQGSLVMYPIYRFGSEEQKRKYLPKLGSGEFIGCFGLTEPDHGSNPDGMVTNIKDDGDAYILNGAKMWITNSPLADIAVVWAKDEEGIIRGLIVEKGMEGFSAPQIHGKWSLRASITGELVFEDVRVPKANVLPHVQGLKGPLSCLSKARYGIAWGAIGAALDCYDSALRYSMERVQFGKPIAGFQLTQKKLAEMLTEITKAQLLAWRLGTLANKGQATPAQISMAKRNNVAMALDVAREARQIHGGMGITNEYPVMRHMMNLETVLTYEGTHDIHLLITGMAVTGINAFK